A genomic window from Salvia splendens isolate huo1 chromosome 11, SspV2, whole genome shotgun sequence includes:
- the LOC121755112 gene encoding homeobox-leucine zipper protein ATHB-12-like isoform X2 has translation MSINIKKTSKNSRRKRFSDDQIKSLETTFETEARPELHLKQHLASQLGLQPRQIAIWFQNKRARSKSKQIEQEYSVLKSNYDDLALQFDALRKENQALLTQKLRKMADNKDCEEDEKNQIKLGATEIPRLLLDIKGNELCMPSCGELNGRVDYLGEEADVLNIAQIAESSLASPENGCSFESCNFLDNTGGNAQWWDF, from the exons ATGTCTATCAATATTAAGAAGACCTCCAAAAACTCCAGGAGAAAAAGATTTAGCGATGACCAAATCAAGTCACTGGAGACCACGTTCGAGACCGAGGCTAGACCAGAGCTACACCTCAAGCAACACCTAGCTAGCCAGCTTGGCCTGCAGCCGCGACAAATTGCCATATGGTTCCAGAACAAAAGGGCTAGATCAAAGTCCAAGCAAATCGAGCAGGAATACAGCGTGCTCAAGTCCAACTACGATGACTTAGCTCTACAGTTTGACGCATTGAGGAAAGAGAATCAAGCATTGCTTACCCAG AAACTCAGAAAGATGGCGGATAACAAGGATTGCGAGGAGGATGAAAAGAATCAAATCAAATTGGGAGCTACTGAGATCCCGAGATTGCTACTAGACATTAAAGGCAATGAGCTATGCATGCCATCCTGCGGCGAACTGAACGGGAGAGTGGATTACCTGGGGGAGGAGGCAGATGTTCTGAATATAGCTCAGATTGCTGAAAGCTCCTTAGCATCACCTGAAAATGGATGTAGCTTTGAATCCTGTAATTTTCTTGATAATACTGGCGGTAATGCACAGTGGTGGGACTTCTAG
- the LOC121755112 gene encoding homeobox-leucine zipper protein ATHB-12-like isoform X1, giving the protein MSINIKKTSKNSRRKRFSDDQIKSLETTFETEARPELHLKQHLASQLGLQPRQIAIWFQNKRARSKSKQIEQEYSVLKSNYDDLALQFDALRKENQALLTQVQKLRKMADNKDCEEDEKNQIKLGATEIPRLLLDIKGNELCMPSCGELNGRVDYLGEEADVLNIAQIAESSLASPENGCSFESCNFLDNTGGNAQWWDF; this is encoded by the exons ATGTCTATCAATATTAAGAAGACCTCCAAAAACTCCAGGAGAAAAAGATTTAGCGATGACCAAATCAAGTCACTGGAGACCACGTTCGAGACCGAGGCTAGACCAGAGCTACACCTCAAGCAACACCTAGCTAGCCAGCTTGGCCTGCAGCCGCGACAAATTGCCATATGGTTCCAGAACAAAAGGGCTAGATCAAAGTCCAAGCAAATCGAGCAGGAATACAGCGTGCTCAAGTCCAACTACGATGACTTAGCTCTACAGTTTGACGCATTGAGGAAAGAGAATCAAGCATTGCTTACCCAG GTGCAGAAACTCAGAAAGATGGCGGATAACAAGGATTGCGAGGAGGATGAAAAGAATCAAATCAAATTGGGAGCTACTGAGATCCCGAGATTGCTACTAGACATTAAAGGCAATGAGCTATGCATGCCATCCTGCGGCGAACTGAACGGGAGAGTGGATTACCTGGGGGAGGAGGCAGATGTTCTGAATATAGCTCAGATTGCTGAAAGCTCCTTAGCATCACCTGAAAATGGATGTAGCTTTGAATCCTGTAATTTTCTTGATAATACTGGCGGTAATGCACAGTGGTGGGACTTCTAG
- the LOC121755935 gene encoding 40S ribosomal protein S3a-like — protein MAVGKNKRISKGKKGGKKKAVDPFAKKEWYDIKAPSVFSNKNVGKTLITRTQGTKIASEGLKHRVIEASLADLQGDEDHAYRKIRLRIEDVQGKNVLTNFWGMDFTTDKLRSLVRKRQSLIEAHIDVKTTDAYTLRMFCIAFTKKRVNQQKVTCYAKGSQVRQIRRKMREIMVNQAQSCSLKELVLKFIPESIGKEIEKATSSIYPLQNVYIRKVKILKAPKFDLGKLMEVHGDYTEDIGAKLDRPAEEPVAEPTELVGA, from the exons ATGGCCGTCGG AAAGAACAAGAGGATTTCAAAGGGGAAGAAGGGAGGCAAGAAGAAGGC TGTCGATCCATTTGCAAAGAAGGAGTGGTATGATATCAAAGCCCCTTCAGTTTTCAGCAACAAGAACGTGGGAAAAACCCTTATTACCCGTACTCAGGGTACAAAG ATAGCGTCAGAAGGTCTCAAGCACCGTGTGATTGAGGCGTCCTTGGCTGATCTACAAGGTGATGAGGATCACGCTTACAGAAAGATTCGCCTCAGAATTGAAGACGTTCAGGGAAAGAATGTCCTTACTAACTTCTGG GGTATGGACTTCACCACAGATAAGTTGAGATCACTTGTCAGGAAAAGGCAATCACTGATTGAGGCTCATATTGATGTCAAGACAACTGATGCCTACACTTTGCGAATGTTCTGCATTGCCTTCACTAAGAAGCGTGTAAACCAGCAAAAGGTTACATGCTATGCCAAGGGAAGCCAAGTTCGTCAG ATTAGGCGGAAGATGAGGGAGATTATGGTTAACCAAGCACAGTCCTGCAGTCTTAAGGAATTGGTCCTGAAGTTCATTCCTGAGTCAATCGGGAAGGAAATTGAGAAGGCTACTTCAAGCATCTACCCATTGCAGAATGTTTACATCAGGAAGGTTAAAATCTTGAAAGCACCCAAATTTGACCTTGGCAAGTTGATGGAG GTTCATGGAGATTACACCGAAGATATTGGTGCAAAGTTGGACAGGCCAGCAGAGGAGCCAGTTGCTGAGCCTACTGAACTTGTTGGAGCCTAG
- the LOC121755934 gene encoding 40S ribosomal protein S3a-like, translated as MAVGKNKRISKGKKGGKKKAVDPFAKKEWYDIKAPSVFSNKNVGKTLITRTQGTKIASEGLKHRVIEASLADLQGDEDHAYRKIRLRIEDVQGKNVLTNFWGMDFTTDKLRSLVRKRQSLIEAHIDVKTTDAYTLRMFCIAFTKKRVNQQKVTCYAKGSQVRQIRRKMREIMVNQAQSCSLKELVLKFIPESIGKEIEKATSSIYPLQNVYIRKVKILKAPKFDLGKLMEVHGDYTEDIGAKLDRPADEPVAEPTELVGA; from the exons ATGGCCGTCGG AAAGAACAAGAGGATTTCAAAGGGGAAGAAGGGAGGCAAGAAGAAGGC TGTCGATCCATTTGCAAAGAAGGAGTGGTATGATATCAAAGCTCCTTCAGTTTTCAGCAACAAGAACGTGGGGAAAACCCTTATTACCCGTACTCAGGGCACCAAG ATAGCGTCAGAAGGTCTCAAGCACCGTGTGATTGAGGCGTCCTTGGCTGATCTACAAGGTGATGAGGATCACGCTTACAGAAAGATCCGCTTGAGAATTGAAGATGTTCAGGGAAAGAATGTCCTTACTAACTTCTGG GGTATGGACTTCACCACAGACAAGCTGAGATCACTAGTCAGGAAAAGGCAATCACTGATTGAGGCTCATATTGATGTCAAGACAACTGATGCCTACACTTTGAGAATGTTCTGCATTGCATTCACCAAGAAGCGTGTAAACCAGCAAAAGGTTACATGCTATGCCAAGGGAAGCCAAGTTCGTCAG ATTCGGAGGAAGATGAGGGAGATAATGGTTAACCAAGCACAGTCCTGCAGTCTCAAGGAATTGGTCCTGAAGTTCATTCCTGAGTCAATCGGGAAAGAGATTGAGAAGGCTACTTCAAGCATCTACCCATTGCAGAATGTTTACATCAGGAAGGTTAAAATCTTGAAAGCACCCAAATTTGACCTTGGCAAGTTGATGGAG GTTCATGGAGATTACACCGAAGATATTGGTGCAAAGTTGGACAGGCCAGCGGATGAGCCAGTTGCTGAGCCGACTGAACTTGTTGGTGCCTAG